One segment of Paenibacillus sp. FSL R7-0337 DNA contains the following:
- a CDS encoding peroxiredoxin has product MAERLVGKPAPDFFMETVTGDGKDFGKVSLSDYRGKWLVFFFYPLDFTFVCPTEITALSDAAADFAELDTEILGVSVDSIHSHKAWLSTPKDMNGLGPVNFPLASDITKKVASDYGVLIEEEGIALRGLFIIDPEGELKYQVVNHNDVGRSVEETLRVLQALQSGGLCAMNWKPGDKNL; this is encoded by the coding sequence ATGGCAGAACGTTTGGTAGGTAAACCCGCTCCTGACTTCTTCATGGAGACAGTAACAGGAGACGGTAAGGATTTCGGTAAGGTAAGCTTGTCCGACTATCGCGGCAAATGGCTTGTATTCTTCTTCTATCCGCTTGATTTCACCTTCGTATGTCCAACTGAAATCACAGCCTTGAGTGATGCTGCTGCTGATTTCGCAGAGCTTGATACAGAGATTCTCGGTGTGAGCGTGGACTCGATCCACAGCCATAAGGCTTGGCTGAGCACACCTAAGGATATGAACGGTCTGGGTCCGGTCAACTTCCCGCTGGCCTCTGATATCACGAAGAAGGTTGCCAGTGATTATGGCGTCCTGATTGAAGAAGAAGGCATTGCGCTGCGCGGACTGTTCATCATCGATCCTGAAGGTGAACTGAAGTATCAGGTTGTTAACCATAATGATGTAGGCCGCAGTGTTGAAGAGACATTGCGTGTGCTGCAGGCTCTCCAATCCGGCGGGCTGTGCGCTATGAACTGGAAACCAGGCGACAAGAACCTGTAA
- the leuB gene encoding 3-isopropylmalate dehydrogenase has protein sequence MSEVKKIAVIAGDGIGPEVVAEAEKVLKRTEELFGYTFETEHALFGGIAIDERGTPLPEDTLAICRSADAVLLGAVGGPKWDNNPKELRPETGLLGIRKALGLFSNLRPAVVFDCLKDASTLKPEVLEGTDLMVVRELTGGIYFGDKLRRQGEHGEEAVDTCVYNVMEVERIVRQAFEIAGKRRGKLASVDKANVLETSRLWREVVNRVAPEYPQVEVEHVLVDNCAMQLLRRPSSFDVIVTENMFGDILSDEAAMLTGSIGMLASASLGEGSYGLYEPVHGSAPDIAGQGLANPIATILSLALMFRMTFGYENAAAAIEAAVAEVLDAGHRTSDIAVDKSKAISTTEMGDLIVAAIRKA, from the coding sequence ATGAGCGAGGTCAAAAAAATCGCCGTAATTGCCGGGGACGGTATCGGACCTGAAGTTGTGGCAGAAGCAGAAAAGGTATTGAAGAGAACGGAAGAGTTGTTCGGGTATACATTTGAAACGGAGCACGCCCTGTTCGGCGGAATCGCCATTGATGAACGCGGAACTCCGCTGCCTGAGGATACGCTTGCGATCTGCCGCAGCGCTGATGCTGTATTGCTTGGAGCCGTAGGCGGACCGAAGTGGGATAACAATCCGAAGGAGCTGCGTCCGGAGACTGGACTGCTGGGTATCCGCAAGGCGCTTGGTCTATTCTCCAATCTGCGACCGGCAGTGGTCTTCGATTGTCTGAAGGATGCTTCGACGCTGAAGCCGGAGGTACTGGAAGGAACAGACCTGATGGTCGTACGTGAATTGACAGGCGGGATCTACTTCGGGGACAAGCTGCGCCGTCAAGGCGAGCATGGAGAAGAAGCGGTAGACACTTGTGTCTATAATGTCATGGAGGTTGAGCGGATTGTACGCCAGGCGTTCGAGATTGCCGGGAAGCGCCGGGGTAAGCTGGCGAGCGTAGACAAAGCCAATGTACTGGAGACCTCCCGTCTGTGGCGTGAAGTGGTGAACAGAGTGGCGCCGGAATATCCGCAGGTTGAGGTTGAGCATGTGCTGGTGGATAACTGTGCGATGCAGCTGCTGCGCCGTCCTTCGAGCTTCGATGTCATCGTGACCGAGAATATGTTCGGCGATATCCTGAGCGATGAAGCAGCGATGCTGACAGGCTCGATTGGTATGCTGGCCTCCGCTTCACTGGGAGAAGGCAGCTATGGCCTCTATGAGCCGGTTCACGGCTCCGCGCCTGATATTGCCGGACAAGGACTGGCGAACCCGATCGCCACGATCCTGTCGCTTGCACTGATGTTCCGCATGACCTTCGGCTACGAGAATGCAGCCGCTGCCATTGAAGCCGCAGTTGCAGAGGTACTGGATGCCGGTCACCGCACCAGTGATATCGCAGTTGATAAGAGCAAGGCGATCAGCACCACAGAGATGGGTGACCTGATTGTAGCCGCTATCCGCAAAGCCTAG
- a CDS encoding FeoB-associated Cys-rich membrane protein, producing the protein MTAMIVNIVIVTLIFGYSGWMIYRHVQKGKQGACAGCDKGKTCPAAAMDSPLSCGSATLGSKR; encoded by the coding sequence ATGACAGCAATGATCGTTAATATTGTAATCGTGACGTTAATATTCGGATATTCCGGCTGGATGATCTACCGCCATGTGCAGAAGGGCAAGCAGGGGGCCTGTGCGGGCTGTGACAAGGGCAAGACCTGTCCTGCAGCAGCGATGGATTCCCCTCTGTCCTGCGGCAGTGCTACACTGGGCAGCAAGCGCTAG
- the feoB gene encoding ferrous iron transport protein B: MSSIALVGNPNTGKTSLFNTLTSSYEYVGNWAGVTVEKKIGSLKNGAGKLIDLPGIYSLHPLSRDEGVAAQYLIEETPEALINIVDASQLERNLLLTLQLLEYGKPTILGLNMTDVAKARGIQVDPDILKERLGVPVLPLIARTGKGTSQVLSVLEQPSHIPPVTFQLNYGDIAEEAITSIVAQLQKTSGLPNLRWVALQLMEQNPVILELLKKRMDISGLLLIAEACQTRLQQDKLALTLPQWIRSVRMDYIRMVCADAIDSTLQKPHNLTERLDSILTHRFLGLPLFIVFMYAMFKTTFDWIGGPLSDLLDGFIGGQFSDWTNSLLGAIGASEFTHALIVDGLIGGVGGVLVFVPQIFILFLMISFLEDSGYMARVCLLMDSTMERMGLNGKAFIPFIIGFGCNVPAIMAARSIEQPKDRLLTTLLMPLMSCSARLPVYLLFAAVFFPAQQATAVLSMYVLGVVFALILCKFFSKYLFKNETSIFIIELPPYRMPQFKTLSRSTWEKGKGFLRKAGTIILAGSVLIWLMSYAGPGGLNVDMDHSFLAKFGGFIAPLLHPLGFGTWQAGSTLVPGFLAKEVVVSTMNIIYHAPDAAGLEGQIASVFTPLSSISFMAFILLYIPCLATVGVIKKETASWKWTFFSMGYSLVLAYAVSLVIYQGGRLLGWS, translated from the coding sequence ATGAGCTCTATCGCACTTGTGGGGAACCCCAACACAGGGAAAACCTCGCTGTTTAATACCCTGACTTCTTCCTACGAATACGTAGGCAACTGGGCAGGCGTTACGGTTGAGAAAAAAATCGGCAGTCTGAAGAATGGAGCCGGCAAGCTGATCGATTTGCCCGGAATCTACTCTCTTCACCCCCTCTCCCGCGATGAGGGCGTAGCCGCACAATATCTGATCGAAGAAACCCCTGAAGCACTTATCAATATTGTCGATGCCTCGCAATTGGAACGAAACCTGCTGCTTACCCTGCAACTGCTGGAGTATGGCAAGCCGACGATCCTCGGACTGAATATGACCGATGTCGCCAAGGCACGCGGCATTCAGGTGGATCCCGACATCCTTAAGGAACGGCTTGGTGTTCCCGTGCTGCCGCTGATTGCACGGACAGGCAAGGGAACCAGTCAGGTGCTTAGCGTGCTGGAGCAGCCCTCCCATATCCCGCCTGTTACCTTCCAGTTGAATTATGGCGACATCGCTGAGGAAGCCATAACCTCCATTGTTGCGCAATTGCAGAAGACCTCTGGTCTACCTAATCTCCGCTGGGTTGCTCTGCAGCTGATGGAGCAGAACCCGGTAATCCTTGAGCTGCTCAAGAAGCGGATGGATATTTCCGGATTACTGTTGATCGCAGAAGCCTGTCAGACCCGGCTGCAGCAGGATAAGCTCGCCCTGACGCTTCCACAGTGGATTCGTTCTGTCCGCATGGACTACATCCGGATGGTATGCGCTGACGCTATAGACTCTACCCTGCAAAAACCGCATAATCTGACCGAACGTCTGGATTCCATCCTTACCCACCGTTTTCTGGGACTTCCCCTGTTCATCGTCTTTATGTATGCCATGTTCAAAACTACCTTTGACTGGATTGGCGGGCCGTTGTCCGATCTCTTGGATGGCTTTATCGGCGGTCAGTTCAGCGATTGGACAAATTCGCTGCTGGGGGCCATCGGGGCTTCTGAATTCACGCACGCGCTAATCGTTGATGGCCTCATCGGCGGTGTAGGCGGCGTGCTCGTATTTGTTCCACAGATCTTCATCCTGTTCCTGATGATCTCCTTCCTGGAGGATTCCGGGTATATGGCCCGTGTCTGCCTGCTGATGGACAGCACGATGGAACGGATGGGACTGAACGGCAAGGCCTTCATTCCGTTCATTATCGGCTTCGGCTGCAACGTACCGGCGATTATGGCAGCCCGGAGCATTGAACAGCCCAAGGACCGGCTGCTGACAACACTGCTAATGCCGCTGATGTCCTGTTCTGCCCGGCTTCCGGTATATCTGCTGTTCGCAGCGGTCTTCTTCCCTGCCCAGCAAGCCACAGCTGTACTCTCTATGTATGTATTGGGTGTTGTATTTGCACTGATTCTGTGTAAGTTCTTCTCCAAGTACCTGTTCAAAAATGAGACGTCTATCTTCATTATTGAACTGCCTCCTTACCGGATGCCGCAGTTCAAGACACTGAGCCGCAGCACCTGGGAAAAGGGCAAAGGCTTCCTGCGCAAAGCAGGGACCATCATCCTGGCCGGCTCGGTTCTGATCTGGCTGATGTCCTATGCCGGTCCTGGCGGTCTCAATGTGGACATGGATCACTCCTTCCTGGCCAAATTCGGCGGCTTCATCGCCCCACTGCTGCATCCGCTCGGCTTCGGAACATGGCAGGCCGGTTCTACCCTGGTGCCCGGCTTCCTCGCGAAAGAGGTTGTGGTCTCCACCATGAACATCATCTACCATGCCCCGGATGCAGCAGGACTGGAAGGGCAAATTGCTTCAGTCTTTACACCGCTTAGCTCGATCAGCTTCATGGCCTTTATCCTGCTCTACATTCCTTGCCTGGCCACTGTCGGCGTTATCAAGAAGGAGACTGCATCCTGGAAATGGACATTCTTCTCCATGGGTTACTCTCTGGTATTAGCTTATGCGGTGTCACTGGTGATCTATCAAGGAGGACGTTTGCTCGGATGGTCGTAG
- a CDS encoding aldo/keto reductase, translated as MQYAKLGKSGMKVSRLCLGTMNFGPITDEKEAFRIMDAALDAGVQFFDTANVYGWGENSGLTETIIGRWFKQGGGRREKVVLATKVYGAMSDKLDGPNDEGGLSSYIIRRHLEGSLQRLQTDHIELYQMHHIDRNVSWDELWGAFELAVSQGKIGYTGSSNFAGWDIAVAQQEAKARGFLGLVSEQHKYSLTCRLPELEVLPAAQHLGLGIIPWSPLDGGLLGRNALKKIEGSRSGGNAERVEQHKKQLEAFAELSLELGEPQDNIALAWLLANPAVTAPIIGPRTLEQFESALRSLEVVLDESVLKRLDEIFPGPGGAAPKAYAW; from the coding sequence ATGCAATACGCGAAGCTTGGCAAGTCTGGTATGAAGGTAAGCCGCCTCTGTCTGGGAACGATGAACTTCGGTCCCATCACCGACGAGAAGGAAGCCTTCCGCATTATGGATGCAGCGCTGGACGCGGGAGTCCAATTTTTTGATACCGCCAATGTGTATGGCTGGGGTGAGAACTCGGGTCTGACCGAGACCATTATCGGCCGCTGGTTCAAGCAGGGCGGCGGACGCCGTGAGAAGGTTGTCCTGGCGACCAAGGTCTACGGGGCGATGAGCGACAAGCTGGATGGACCCAATGATGAAGGCGGCCTCTCTTCCTACATTATCCGCCGTCATCTAGAGGGCTCCTTGCAGCGTCTGCAGACCGATCACATCGAACTCTACCAGATGCACCATATCGACCGTAACGTGTCTTGGGACGAGCTGTGGGGCGCCTTTGAGCTTGCGGTCAGCCAAGGCAAGATCGGCTACACCGGCTCCAGCAACTTCGCCGGCTGGGATATTGCCGTTGCCCAGCAGGAGGCGAAGGCCCGCGGGTTCCTCGGACTGGTATCCGAGCAACATAAATACAGCCTGACCTGCCGTCTGCCAGAGCTTGAAGTTCTGCCTGCGGCGCAGCATCTGGGCCTAGGCATTATTCCTTGGAGTCCGCTTGACGGAGGACTGCTTGGCCGCAATGCGTTGAAAAAGATTGAGGGCAGCCGCAGCGGCGGCAACGCGGAACGTGTGGAGCAGCACAAGAAGCAGCTTGAGGCCTTTGCGGAGCTGAGCCTGGAGCTGGGTGAGCCGCAGGATAATATCGCTCTGGCCTGGCTGCTGGCGAATCCTGCCGTCACAGCTCCAATAATCGGACCGCGTACCCTGGAGCAGTTCGAGAGCGCGCTGCGCAGCCTGGAGGTCGTTCTGGACGAATCCGTTCTGAAACGTCTGGACGAGATTTTCCCCGGACCCGGCGGCGCAGCTCCGAAGGCATATGCATGGTAA
- a CDS encoding ATP-binding protein has protein sequence MISQYQESLLLSARTFQSGPMDTTFEDVLEHIDSGILLFDDEGVLTFVNKQMYGILELNRHSLLGCTLHHLLSHIQLSRFKKKQVLRSYREMVLKGKPSYEFVDEYGRYWRATLSSGEEMKGSYLFTFKEISDYKLIEQTAYQNDSLAMLGRLSASIAHEIRNPLTAIRGFIQLLHPHLHLLGKEEYAKIILAEIDRANDIIHEFLTSSKPSVPQISMIPVSALLKEVVLLTESEALMKGCQINLQVLQEDLAISGDIKQMKQVVLNMIRNAMEAISERVDDSVGRIEVGARKEGTEVRIFISDNGKGMDICTLDRLFNPFFTTKENGTGLGLSVSDRIIKNHGGCISVSSRLNEGTRFVISLPLTH, from the coding sequence GTGATAAGCCAATATCAGGAAAGCTTGCTATTATCGGCAAGAACGTTTCAATCTGGTCCGATGGATACCACATTTGAGGATGTGCTGGAGCACATCGACAGCGGGATTCTGCTTTTTGATGATGAGGGTGTGCTAACTTTTGTCAACAAGCAGATGTATGGCATTCTGGAGCTTAACCGTCACTCTCTTCTGGGTTGCACCTTGCATCATCTGTTATCCCATATTCAGCTTAGCCGCTTCAAGAAGAAGCAGGTGCTCAGGAGTTACCGTGAAATGGTGCTCAAAGGTAAGCCAAGCTATGAATTTGTGGATGAATATGGACGGTACTGGCGCGCAACCCTGTCCAGCGGAGAGGAAATGAAGGGCAGCTACCTGTTCACATTCAAAGAGATCTCCGACTACAAGCTAATTGAACAGACAGCTTACCAGAATGACAGCCTGGCCATGCTGGGCCGGTTATCGGCATCCATCGCCCATGAGATCCGCAATCCCCTGACGGCTATCCGGGGGTTCATCCAATTGCTTCATCCCCATCTGCATCTGCTCGGCAAAGAAGAATATGCGAAGATTATATTAGCGGAGATTGACCGTGCCAATGACATTATTCATGAATTTCTGACTTCCTCTAAGCCTTCTGTGCCGCAGATCAGCATGATTCCTGTCTCTGCATTACTGAAGGAAGTAGTCCTGCTGACAGAGAGCGAGGCGCTGATGAAGGGCTGCCAGATCAACTTGCAGGTGCTCCAGGAGGACCTGGCCATCTCAGGGGATATTAAGCAAATGAAGCAGGTTGTGCTGAATATGATCAGAAATGCGATGGAAGCAATCTCGGAGCGGGTGGATGATTCTGTAGGGCGAATTGAGGTAGGCGCACGTAAAGAAGGAACAGAGGTGCGCATCTTCATCTCTGACAACGGCAAGGGAATGGATATCTGCACGCTTGACAGACTGTTCAATCCGTTCTTCACCACGAAGGAGAATGGGACGGGACTTGGACTCTCCGTCAGTGACCGGATCATCAAGAATCATGGCGGCTGCATCTCGGTCAGCAGCCGGCTGAATGAAGGAACCCGATTCGTCATTTCACTTCCGCTTACTCATTAA
- a CDS encoding EAL domain-containing protein yields MRQEERKTIHAAILGAALFLLIQIFRTPLGQIEDKDLLMAFYLILGCCTIAFGFAIFAQGWLLFANSLSKARLYTSALFLGVSIFDFLHVLGFVGIPGITPYISQGQSLWLLTFSRLASALGIMLIFSREDQLVGTGSKGKVFRNAFVVILLSLAVLGLGNLIVPGLADEPWAETARDLMNMAILFVYLLGAAIIIYPGKSEKSASLLIIIRSLVFFSLAQVFFMNLFSVGELDYLFGMLSSAAAYYLLLTGVYRLTIEEPFQENQQAEARINYLAYHDELTGLPNRRRLMQRMEEVVLQSEQDKSRGFSGLVIMNINHFKNINDSLGHYAGDLLLQLVARRIGDEVRVNEELFSMGADEFAFLMTERTGLENCLVRAGELLRLFETPVGLESGEYHISLSLGVSIYPGDGDTAEQLIQNADTAVHNAKEQGVEIRRYIPAMQMKAKERLKLENDLRRALERGEFYLVYQPQVLLETEEIVGMEALLRWNHPKRGLVSPVDFIPIAEESGLIVPIGEWVLKTACMQNKMWQDAGYHPICVSINLSMRQFLQPNLAGKIDAILKDIGLDPCYVDLEITESMTLDKETAFDQLNRLKRLGVCISIDDFGTGYSSLHYLKNMPIDRLKIDRSFVSDVMEDSNNAAIVSTITSMAHHLKLKVTAEGVENKEQLHFLRQQHCHEAQGYLFSKPVKAAEFEQSFLRPLLEMPS; encoded by the coding sequence ATGAGACAAGAAGAGAGAAAGACGATTCATGCGGCTATTCTGGGGGCTGCGCTATTCCTTCTGATCCAGATTTTTCGTACACCGCTGGGACAAATAGAGGACAAGGATTTGCTGATGGCGTTTTACCTTATTTTGGGCTGCTGTACTATCGCATTCGGTTTTGCGATTTTCGCCCAGGGCTGGCTGCTGTTCGCCAATAGTTTATCCAAGGCCAGGCTGTACACCTCTGCATTGTTCCTGGGGGTGAGTATTTTTGACTTCCTGCATGTACTCGGGTTTGTAGGTATTCCCGGAATCACCCCTTATATCAGCCAGGGGCAGTCCTTATGGCTCCTGACGTTCTCCCGCTTGGCCAGTGCACTGGGAATTATGCTTATTTTTAGCAGAGAAGACCAGCTGGTTGGAACCGGCAGCAAGGGGAAGGTATTCAGGAATGCATTTGTGGTGATTCTGCTGTCTTTGGCGGTACTTGGTCTCGGCAACCTGATTGTCCCCGGGCTGGCGGACGAACCATGGGCAGAAACGGCAAGAGATCTGATGAATATGGCGATACTGTTCGTCTATTTGCTTGGCGCTGCGATTATCATCTATCCTGGCAAAAGCGAGAAGTCGGCTTCTCTGCTGATTATTATCCGTTCCCTTGTATTCTTCTCACTGGCTCAGGTCTTCTTCATGAATCTGTTCAGTGTCGGAGAATTGGATTATCTCTTCGGGATGCTCAGCAGCGCAGCGGCGTATTATCTTCTGCTGACGGGAGTCTACAGATTGACGATTGAGGAGCCGTTCCAGGAGAACCAGCAGGCGGAAGCGCGGATTAATTATCTGGCGTACCACGATGAGCTGACAGGTCTTCCGAACAGACGCCGCCTGATGCAGCGCATGGAAGAGGTGGTGCTCCAGAGTGAGCAGGACAAAAGCCGCGGCTTCTCCGGGCTGGTCATTATGAACATCAACCATTTCAAGAATATCAATGACTCCCTTGGTCATTATGCAGGAGATCTGCTGCTGCAGCTGGTCGCCCGGCGGATCGGGGACGAGGTTAGAGTCAATGAAGAGCTCTTTAGTATGGGGGCGGACGAGTTTGCTTTTCTGATGACGGAGCGGACGGGGCTGGAGAACTGTCTGGTCCGCGCGGGTGAGCTGCTGCGCCTGTTCGAGACACCGGTAGGCCTGGAGTCGGGTGAATACCATATCTCGCTTAGTCTGGGGGTAAGCATCTATCCCGGGGACGGAGATACGGCTGAGCAGTTGATACAGAATGCGGACACAGCGGTGCACAATGCCAAGGAGCAGGGGGTGGAGATCCGCCGCTATATTCCGGCTATGCAGATGAAGGCGAAGGAACGCCTCAAGCTGGAGAACGATCTGCGCCGGGCGCTGGAGCGGGGGGAGTTCTATCTGGTCTATCAGCCCCAGGTACTGCTTGAGACAGAAGAGATTGTCGGTATGGAGGCGCTGCTGCGCTGGAACCATCCCAAACGCGGCTTGGTCTCTCCAGTAGATTTCATTCCTATCGCTGAAGAGAGCGGGCTAATTGTTCCCATTGGGGAATGGGTGCTTAAGACGGCCTGTATGCAGAATAAAATGTGGCAGGATGCTGGCTATCATCCGATTTGCGTGTCCATTAACCTCTCGATGCGCCAGTTCTTGCAGCCCAATCTGGCGGGCAAAATTGATGCTATCCTGAAGGATATCGGTCTAGATCCCTGCTACGTGGATTTGGAAATTACCGAGAGCATGACCCTGGACAAGGAGACCGCCTTCGACCAATTGAACCGTCTCAAAAGACTTGGCGTATGCATCAGCATCGATGATTTCGGCACAGGCTACAGCTCGCTGCATTATCTGAAGAATATGCCGATTGACCGCTTGAAGATCGACCGTTCCTTCGTATCGGATGTCATGGAGGACAGCAACAATGCCGCGATTGTCTCTACGATTACCTCGATGGCCCACCATTTGAAGCTCAAGGTTACCGCCGAAGGCGTGGAGAACAAGGAGCAGCTGCACTTTCTGCGCCAGCAGCATTGCCATGAGGCCCAGGGGTATCTGTTCAGCAAGCCGGTGAAGGCGGCTGAATTCGAGCAGTCCTTCCTCAGGCCTCTGCTGGAAATGCCGTCGTAA
- a CDS encoding aldolase catalytic domain-containing protein: MKTNHSKIVDCTIRDGGLVNNWDFSIEFVQKLYAGLNEAGVDYMEIGYKNSPKLLKGAEGAGPWRFLNDDFLRKVIPQKGHTKLSALVDIGRVDENDILPRSESMLDLIRVACYSKDVDKALQLVQTFHDLGYETTINIMALSNVMENELLEAFEQIRESVVDVVYIVDSYGSLDHNDFHYLVEKFKTHLPEKRLGVHTHNNLQLAFSNTLIAAEKGVELLDASCYGMGRAAGNCPTELLVTHLKNTNYTLRPVLDIVENLMIPLREKEEWGYIIPYMITGTLDEHPRSAMALRSSADKDKAVDFYDTLTTPEVNFGDK, from the coding sequence GTGAAGACTAATCATAGTAAAATTGTCGATTGCACCATCCGTGATGGGGGATTGGTGAATAACTGGGATTTCAGTATTGAATTTGTTCAGAAATTATATGCCGGACTGAATGAAGCCGGTGTTGATTATATGGAAATCGGATATAAAAACTCGCCGAAGCTGCTCAAGGGGGCAGAGGGTGCAGGTCCTTGGCGCTTTTTGAATGATGACTTCCTGCGCAAGGTCATTCCGCAAAAGGGGCATACGAAGCTGTCGGCTCTGGTCGATATCGGGCGTGTGGACGAGAATGATATTCTGCCCCGCAGTGAGAGCATGCTCGATCTGATCCGTGTGGCTTGTTACAGCAAGGATGTGGACAAGGCCCTTCAACTGGTGCAGACGTTCCATGACCTGGGCTATGAGACGACCATTAATATTATGGCCCTGTCCAACGTGATGGAGAATGAGCTGCTGGAAGCCTTCGAGCAGATTCGTGAGAGTGTAGTTGATGTAGTCTATATCGTGGATTCTTACGGCAGCCTGGATCATAATGACTTTCATTACCTGGTAGAGAAGTTCAAGACACATCTGCCGGAGAAGCGGCTCGGTGTGCATACCCACAACAATCTTCAGCTGGCCTTCTCCAATACGCTGATTGCAGCCGAGAAGGGGGTAGAGCTTCTGGATGCTTCCTGCTATGGAATGGGCCGCGCTGCAGGCAACTGTCCTACAGAGCTGCTGGTTACCCATCTGAAGAACACGAATTATACGCTCCGTCCTGTGCTGGATATCGTTGAGAACCTGATGATCCCTCTGCGGGAGAAGGAAGAGTGGGGCTACATCATTCCGTATATGATTACAGGAACGCTGGATGAGCATCCCCGCTCGGCAATGGCGCTGCGATCTTCGGCCGATAAAGATAAGGCGGTTGACTTCTATGACACACTAACAACACCTGAAGTCAATTTCGGGGACAAATAA
- a CDS encoding FeoA family protein: MALTSCSLLRLQPGTTGSIQRIEGMNPILRRRLADLGVSEGVMIRLKGKGPFMGPITLECNGQLFAIRRKEASMIEVKVS; this comes from the coding sequence ATGGCTCTAACATCCTGCTCCTTGCTGCGTCTGCAACCAGGCACTACCGGCTCCATTCAAAGAATTGAAGGCATGAATCCTATCTTGCGCCGCCGTCTGGCCGATCTGGGAGTATCTGAGGGTGTAATGATCCGTCTCAAGGGCAAAGGGCCTTTCATGGGTCCGATTACGCTTGAATGCAACGGTCAGTTATTTGCTATCCGGCGTAAGGAAGCATCTATGATAGAGGTGAAGGTGTCATGA
- a CDS encoding leucyl aminopeptidase, whose translation MIIEWSSDASQAMARGEAVCLIISEAQAQGEGLPADWAARVRLLSAAGLFSGKQGQLYIMPVMEQPEQPVVILAGSGKGQMGMHELRQLMAQTAKAAYRLKAAALVVQVPSALGGRAGDLKAEQAGQAIAEGLVLGSYRRREYKLEQAAYAGIETVFLRMQGKSEAAEGEAWRQGIKRGKAFGEAANLARDLTNRPGNLLTPSGLAMAAIEIAERHGLPAEVLDERELELKGMGGLLAVGSGSVNAPRMIVIRYQGTNQWENAVGIVGKGITFDTGGISLKRAPGMESMHSDMAGAAAVLAVMDALGHLRPKINVVMLIPAAENMPAANAFKPGDIIITLSGRTIEIINTDAEGRIILGDALTYAREWGVQRIIDVATLTGAVVSILGDVATGAVTNDQAFLEELLAASRLSGEQIWPLPVYPEFREMLTSEVADLRNAAGRYGAASTAGLFIGEFAEGLPWVHLDIAGTAFLSAERGMNPKGATGVMVRTLLEYLLSAAAEPDYRSPEA comes from the coding sequence TTGATTATTGAATGGAGCAGTGATGCCAGTCAAGCCATGGCCCGAGGAGAGGCTGTATGTCTAATAATCTCAGAGGCACAGGCACAGGGAGAAGGACTTCCGGCGGACTGGGCCGCGCGAGTCCGCCTATTGTCCGCAGCGGGGCTGTTCAGTGGCAAACAGGGGCAACTGTATATCATGCCCGTAATGGAGCAACCCGAGCAGCCTGTGGTCATTCTGGCCGGAAGCGGAAAAGGCCAGATGGGTATGCACGAGCTGCGGCAGCTGATGGCACAGACTGCCAAGGCGGCTTACAGGCTGAAGGCTGCTGCGCTCGTTGTGCAGGTACCGTCGGCACTAGGCGGGCGTGCTGGGGATCTGAAGGCAGAGCAGGCCGGCCAGGCCATCGCGGAAGGGCTGGTCCTGGGGTCGTACCGCAGAAGAGAATATAAACTGGAACAGGCAGCCTACGCAGGTATTGAGACGGTATTTCTGCGTATGCAAGGCAAGAGCGAAGCAGCAGAAGGGGAAGCCTGGAGACAAGGGATCAAGCGGGGGAAGGCTTTCGGGGAGGCTGCCAACCTTGCCCGTGATTTGACCAACCGTCCGGGGAATCTGCTGACTCCGTCGGGTCTTGCGATGGCCGCTATAGAAATCGCTGAACGGCACGGTCTTCCCGCTGAAGTGTTGGATGAACGGGAGCTGGAGCTTAAGGGAATGGGCGGATTGCTTGCGGTCGGCAGCGGCAGTGTGAATGCTCCCCGCATGATTGTTATCCGCTATCAGGGAACGAACCAATGGGAGAACGCAGTAGGTATAGTCGGCAAAGGAATTACTTTCGATACCGGAGGCATCTCTCTGAAGCGGGCACCGGGCATGGAGAGCATGCACAGCGATATGGCCGGTGCCGCAGCCGTTCTGGCGGTCATGGATGCGCTGGGGCATTTGCGTCCCAAGATCAATGTGGTCATGCTGATTCCGGCGGCAGAGAATATGCCTGCAGCGAATGCTTTTAAACCGGGTGATATCATTATTACTCTCAGTGGAAGAACAATTGAAATTATCAATACCGATGCGGAGGGCCGGATCATTCTGGGAGATGCGCTTACCTATGCCCGGGAGTGGGGGGTGCAGCGGATCATTGACGTAGCCACGCTGACAGGAGCTGTGGTGTCGATACTGGGAGATGTGGCTACAGGGGCAGTAACGAATGATCAAGCATTCCTGGAAGAACTTTTGGCAGCCTCAAGGCTGTCGGGGGAGCAGATCTGGCCGTTGCCCGTCTATCCTGAATTCCGGGAAATGCTGACAAGCGAGGTTGCGGATCTCCGCAATGCTGCCGGGCGGTATGGAGCTGCCAGCACGGCGGGGCTGTTCATTGGAGAATTCGCCGAAGGACTGCCGTGGGTGCATCTCGATATTGCAGGGACTGCTTTTCTGTCAGCGGAACGTGGAATGAATCCTAAGGGGGCCACGGGCGTAATGGTCCGCACCTTGCTGGAATATCTGCTGAGCGCTGCGGCTGAACCGGATTACCGCTCCCCTGAAGCCTAA